The sequence below is a genomic window from Maylandia zebra isolate NMK-2024a linkage group LG18, Mzebra_GT3a, whole genome shotgun sequence.
GAATGGTGAGcaagagaaaacaaagaaaaactggaaTTGAAATTGTCAGCATCTTTTGGATTAGTGCTGTTTTGGGACACTCTACATGCTAAATGAGCCTCATTGGTCCACTCTTTGCCTTCATATTCTACACTCATTACATTTCTCAAGAAAAGTCCCAGAAATCTTATCAGATCAGATCTTGGGCCAAATTACGAATGACACTAAAAGCTCCAAGGTCGAAGCCAGAGATGGTCAGCAAACCCCGGTCTTCTGTGTCTGGGATGGCAATTCCAATGTTAGTCAGGTTACACATCACCAGCTTCGAATTAGCTCCTGATGTCTGTTGAGAATATACACAAACCATGTTTATtgtaaaaatgttacatttgtcATCGTCACTTAGTACATATTTTAAGTAACCTTTTAGATAAAGGAGTTTAAAGGAGAACTTTTAATGCTGTAAAATTAACTGTGCCCTATCAGCCATCTATGGAACAATGTGAATAAAAATAGCACAACAACCCCATCCCGTTAATCTTTGCTTGGTATTGTATATGTTCAAAAACAATCTTTACCACACAAGGCCATTATTTAATTCAACCCcagatgtgaaaaaacaaacatacttctctgtgcttcttcagAGACTCCACCAGGCTGGCAGTAAGCGTCCACAGTGGGTTGTTGCTCAAAGTGACGAACACATCTACAGCTTTCCTGTTCTCCGTGGCCCATTGAATGGGAACGGTGCAGTCTCTGCTCTCACTCTGGAACTGCAACATAAAGGCACTACCTGATGGCTGTGCACCCCTTTCTCTCGTGCTCTATGTGAGAGGACAATAAACAGGTGGTAGTTGAGCTAACCAGCACTGCTTTGCAGTACTTTGATGTGAaggtggaagaagaagaagaaaaaaaatgcctctAGTTGCTCGTCTGCAACAAATATTGTATTGTATATTCCTGAAAGGAACTGTTCAGTCGCTCGTATTATCTCGTCACCTTTAATGTTCTGTAAAGCCTTACCTTAACCAGTTCATCGGTTGCTTCTTTGAGAGTCATATCAGCAGAAATAGAGAATGGTACCATAGCCTCTTCAGAGTAGACAAGCACATGTGTGTCAGCCTCCGTCCTTGCAAAAATCTGTGTCAAAGCCAAGGTCAAAAGAAAGCCATTTAGTTACCCTGACTAAAATGCCTTTATCCTGcatgcacattcacacacagtacACCACTGTTAGGGCCTATGCGCTAACATACTGAGAAAGGAATTTTCAGGGAATTCACAGTATGCGTCAACAGTCCCATGCCATCACCCAGGATCTCTCTAAAGATGGGGCAGCCTGAGCCCTGTTTGAAGATGCAGCTGTTCCAACTAACCAGATAGCATCATCTGGCTGTAGTACAGTCTTACCATGGCAATAgcggctgcagcagcagcagtgctgaTCGACGTTCCTGGGACAATGCTGCTCGGTGACCCGCTCATATCTACTGCCACAACAAAGCATTTACCCACAGGCTCCACATTCTGAGGACAGAGTTACAGCAGAACAGGACATTCACGTTAAAGAACTGCTGCTGACATCTTCTGCAACAACTGGAGAAAGTTTTGAAAATTACAACAACATACCATAAAGCTCTTGTAAAAGGCAGAGTCCATAGCTTTAAGGATGTTGCGGTCTGCTTCCCATTTCGGTTTACCCTGATAGCCATGGccttttttgtagttttctgtAGCCAAAAGTATACTGAAAGGGTGGATCTTTGCCTGGTGATTTTAGGAGACATTTAATTCCTAAATATTGAACTCtgcataattaaaaacaaaataacatttcTGGTAGAAGTTGTGAGCCTTACCTGTTTTAGTGCCGTCTCACTTTGAATTCTGTCacataaaaactgtgtttctgaGCTTCCCGGTTCAAGAACTTTGCCAGATGTCAGCCTACCTAACATCTTTACCACCGAATGGAGAGGCATTTCCTTCAACAAAGCGCTCCATACCTGCAGAAAACAACCACCACACATCCTGTTAGATGTAGAAAAATACATTCCCACATTCTTTACATTAGGCTTCAGTCTACCTGAACATTGCAGTTTTACAGATAAgaaatgttttgattttttccccctccagggaACACTTTTCCGCAGTGAGCAGGAACTTACAAGGGGCTCACCCCAACCgccaaaaactggaaaaaaaaaaaaaaaaaaaaaaaagtcctagcAGTTCAGGACGTGAGATAGTAAAGATCATTTATGATATTTGGTGTTTAGGTAGTAAACAAGAAAGCAGTTACTTTTTAAACCAGGGatgtttaacttattttatatcAGGGGCCAGATAAACAGAACTTTAATCCTAAGTGGGCCAGACCTAGGAAAgtcccctttctgtcagtgtaactACGTGTAGCTGCACATTTAATCCCTCCAATATTTCAATATAaataaagaggtgcaatttcaacaGGGCATCTCAGTTTTactacatgataaagaaattcTGGTAGCTCATTTAccagactgtcctgtaattataaagcagaaagttttgttgttttatttattttactgtggacacactgtaaaaaacaGGAATTCTTTTATCAGTACTGAaaacccaaaaagaaaaaaggaacttttctgttcatttaatAATCTGATGTAGTGTGTAAGACTGTGAGTAGGAGGGCTTCATCAGCAGGACAAGCTGTAAAATTTATGAAAATACAGGTGGAAGTCCAGTGGGTCAAAGACATCCAGTGGGCCGGATTGGACTTTTTGCCAGGCTCTTCCAGGGTCTCGAGCctcatgtttgacacccctgttctaAATGCTCTGTTTGAATTAAAGATgcaattttcttattttttttagtgtGAACTGCTGAGGGAGATTTTTGCTGATTACAAGCTTCTgagaactgaaaaaataaacttttctatcatttgtgctgctactggactggttcttatatagcgcttttctactcatctgagcactcaaagcgctttacacaacttgtgcattcacccattcacacacattcgcaCAAGCACATCTTTCTAAGTGTTTTatagctaacattcacacacattcatactctgatggatgcatcggagagcaattttgggttagtatcttgcccaaggatatttggcatatagactaggggaagccaggaatcgaaccaccaaccttctgatcagtgACCTGCTCTACAGCCACCACTGGAAGGAGGTACAgattaaaaactaaactgaaaataaattgctGTACACCCCCCTTTACATGGCATATTTTACTTTACCAAACAACAGCAGGtacaatatatttatttaacaaaactaTACAAGTTGCTTTCATTACTACCCAGTTTGTTTTGAACTTCACAAGCCCTATCTGTTTTTCACTTGCCTTCATAATTTTCCTCATAATCATTTTTAAGCTTTGATTGCTCATACAGACGCTGCTAGCTTGTACCTTCTCTGAGTTCTGTATTCCTTTAGCCACTTTGCCTTTTCTAGCTTCGTATGTTCAGCTGGGtgaaagtgatttaagtgattagATTTGTTGTTAAACATTTTTGTGGTCATCTCCCCGTGGTTTTCTGCGTTGGACACTGGTCTAGTCACTCAGTGTGAGCAGTTTCCCCACTTGTCAAACTGTGGTTATGAGTGTGCGCTGCTTTACGTGTTCTCAGCCGAGTCAGTCACCAGTTTGGGCTGAGAACACTGAAAATCTTCTTATTTCGTGTGCATTTCTAATCTTAATAAGATCCCAAGTGTAAAAACTGATTCATCTCATCAATTATCACTACGGTCTATGTTATAAACAGCAACCAGGTTAAAATGATTTAACAGACTCGCCTGTTTAAACTTCAGATGCTCGGTCAGCAGCTGTTCCCTCTCAAGCTTGTGTTCCTCTATTAAAGTGACGACCTCAGTTTCATCCCGACTGTGCTTTACCTTTTCCACCACTTCAAGATATGAAAGCACCCTGATAACCTCTTCGGCGttctctttgttttcatgagCAACCTGGACCTCTTTCCACCCCTTTGTTACATATTTGCTGATCAAGGCAATAgctgaaaacacaaagagaTGGGCGTTGCATGTTAGCACTGACTaaagtgaaacaaaataaaaacttacACTGTACTGATTAAAATTCAGCATGGGGCGTTTATAAATATGCACATATATGCTCAGAACAGAGAACATCCAATAAAACCCCAAAGAAGAAAGTTGGATAACTGCAGACGTTTATTCAACTGATTACTAATAACATTTTGCAGGCTAAATGACGTGGGTCTCTATACTTACCATCTCTAGCTGGTTTAGTGTGGGAGAGTCTGAGCAGATCCTGGTGTGACCAGCCCTCTCTCTGCTTACATTTGGTCACTGCAGCAGCTAGACTCATGGCATCTTGCTCATTGTACCAGTCAGACAGTGCTCTCCTCAGGGCACGCCCCCATATCCCACATTTCATGTGCTCTTTTAATTCCTTCTTGTACTTGATGAAAGAAAACAGATGGGCAGGCTCACGACAAACATCCTTCAGGGCTTTGAACGCTGCCTGTTTGGTGTTCACATCTGGGTTTTGGGAGCACAAAGCCAAGGCAAAAATGGAGGGCTCTAGTCTGACAGCTTGCCCATCCTGAGCGAACCTTTTTATTTCCTCCAACACCTCAGTGCCTTGTTTCTCCTGCAGCATGGACTGCAGGGCTCCAGTCTTCTCCACGCTGATGTGACCATTCTCTCTGGTACTGTACAAGGCTCCCTCTGAGCCATAGCAGAGGAAGCGACAAAGCTTGGCCTTGTCACTGATCTCCCATGAACCACCACCTGTTGAGTTCAGGGTATGGTTGCTAGTGGTACTTCCTGATAGCTCCATTGAAACACTTGAGGTGTCCTGAAACAGATTGTAGTAAAATGAAGCAATTGTAAACTTTATAATGAAATGGCACTGTAATTTGATTGTGGTATTTTATCTTATAGTATAgtggaaatgaaataaaagctaACTACCAACACTAATGGGACGTAAAGCGTCCCCAGTGTTAATCAAACCATGGTTCGGATTTGACAGGATTACGCAAGTGTTAATAAACCACCCAGCGTTTGCTAAGGTGGCGCTTAGCACACCTTACTTTGAACATATATTATCCAGCTACGTTGTTAAAATGCACATTAAAATGTTTGAGTCCCTGCAACAGCCTCTCGAGTTCAAGGCCAGCCAGCAAGCATGAAAATGTTAACTTCGCAAGCAAACATGACTTACTCATTGCCTCAGAGCGCTGTCAGAAATAGCTTAAAGCCGATTACAGAAGACGATCATACGCATAAGACAGAGAAGACACGCTGGTCTGTTAACAGGAGATGGTACGAGAAGTTACCTGCACGTCATTTTAAGTTAGCTGCGGAATGAGCTAGTCAGCCTTAGCTAACACTCCCGGTAGAGATTCGTTTGCTAAGTTAACTAGTTAAGCTAGCAAAGGAGGGCGGTCTGGGCAAGGTGAATTAAGTTACGCGGTTTTAATCATTTAACAATAAAGTTAGGAATATGACCAATCATGTAGCAACTCATAGCCAGACCAAGTCTCCTCAGTTTCCCCAGCCGTGACTTGGCTGCATAGTAATGATATTAATGTTAGCCGTCAGCACAAAACTATCAACTCCCCAATCTGAGCTCCGCTCTGGCTGGGACACCGGAAAGCACTTTGATACAGCTAGTCCAGGATGAGCAGCTTGCTACTAACATACGCTAACCCTAACAAAACTGTGTTGGTTTTACTCAACACATATACTGTTTGCGAGTTGAAATAACATGACATAGATATCCACTTACCATCAGGTATGTACACAGTGCTCAAgttttttgggttgttgttgggttttttttaatgtagctaGATGTGGAAAGGCCTCCCCGCTGACCGTCAATGAGATAACAGGGCGGTGCCGCGGTGGATGCCGGGATATGGAGTAAAATCACACAGGCACGTTCACCCAGGGTCCTCTCGCTTTCTCTCCGTACGTTCACATTCACTTTTTTTAGTGGTTCACAATCCACTGAAAAAGACTTGAgcctcctttcttttttctatattttgccAGTAAAACGGAAAATaagtgcagtgatttattgaaacatgcgcAAACATAGGTGGGAATACACATGTACAGTAAAAGGCAAAAACTATTCTATTGAGCttcaaagtcaatatttggtatgaccatctttatttttcagcacagcctgaactctgttTTACAAGCTTgtaattttttctttaatgtctttaggaatagttctccaggctccAGGTTCCAGCCACAAACTGTGACATACACCATGGTTATTGGATGGGTATAAAAAACTGTTGTACCTTTCTTCTAACCTCCTCCGTACATACTTACATTGATTTAAATCAAAAACTTTTGAATCATCAATCCAtcgccagtgcgatcctctatgctgttgcatgctgggggagcaggctgagggtcgcagatgccaacagacttaataaactgatccgtaaggccagcaatgttgtggggatggagctggactccctcaaggtggtgtcggagaggcggatgctgtccaagataaagacaatgttggataacacctcccacccactccatgacatgttggtcagtcacaggagctcgttcagtgagagactgagattaccgaaaagcaccactgaacgacacaggaaatcattcctgcctgtggccatctccctgtacaacgcatccacttaacacactgtttgctgctacaactacacatgtttcttttccaaatatttatttataagtgacttatgtatgtatgtatgtatatatatgtatatattgtactattcttagttagcgtattgtctgtcttgtcttaatgttggtttaaaatggagcactgtaacaaaaaataatttcccccagggatcaataaagtattctgattctgattctgataagaCCTGTTTCAACAGATTTTAAGCCCAGCGTTCTCATGAAATTTTCTCCTTGTTTCAAATCTTCTTTCAGGCTGTTAGGAATGTTTATGGCAATTTTAATAGTTTCAGGTAGAATAAATGGGAACAAAGGGCTGTCCTTGTCACtcctgttcataatttttatggacagaatttctaggcataGCCAGATGGCAGAAAGCCTCCACTTTGTTGGCCTCAGAATAGctttctgctttttgcagatgatgtggttccaTTGACTTCATCAGGTGGtggcctccagctcacactAGAGAGGTTTGCAGCCTaatgtgaagcagcaggaacgagaatcagcacctccaagcCTGAGGCCAAAAAGAGTGGAGTGCTATGTGTCTATGTCTATGTCATGAGGAATAAATCATACATTTGGATGATTTTGATTTCTATCAGATGAGAAGAATGCTATTAAAACATATAGCCAATCTTCCAGATAGATTTACCATCACATATTTTCacttttcaaaaaacaaacacactttcaTCCATCAATTCCAAACTGACCTTCAATGTATCCAAAAGGGCCACAGAAACGGGACACTTTTCCAACTTTCCAAACTTGTTCTATCCTAGGCTTAAggcattttctttccttcccATTGTCTCTTGGTAACATTTCTGTAAATCCGATACCTTTCACCCTGcagatatttctttttttaaatttatatttcaCCTGTTTGTGAGTGACAGAAACGATgacatgtttttgcttttcGTGCACCTTCCCTCCCATTCCCTGCACATCTactgctaatatatattgttaatataaatatattaatagtatattgtttatattttaaaatgttatattttttctGTAATACTAATCTGTATATGGAGAAGGTGTTTGACTGTCTGTTAATAATCTAGTATCTCATCAATTATCTACTAACAAATTTAGTAACAATCTAGTAACCAAATTATATATTAAAAACCTGACTAGTTTCCCAGCGGGTGGCAAAAATGTacttgtttttcacttttataTTTAGTTTGTACAAAGCaagaaattcttttttttttttaatatatttttattgattttataatTGAGTAGCATACAACAATCACCTTCCAAAAGAACACAATAGAAGGTGAACGGCAAGTCAACAAGGTGGTGATACATCATACATAAATGTCAAGACAGAGTATACTTCAATTAAGGTTGTCCATCAGGCTAACGACCGGTTGCCAAATCTTATCAAACACACTCTCTCGGTTAGACAGGGTAAACCTGATTTTTTCCAGATGGAGTACATTTCCAAATGCTCTCAACCACATTTCGAAGGTAGGGGGTTTATCAGACTTCCAGCAGAGAAGTATCAGCTTTCTAGCCACAAGTGTGGTCATTGACACAACCTGCATCTCCGTCTTGTCCCTTGCCCATCCCAGTTCACACACCCCGAACAACGCTGCAAAGGGGGTACATGGGACCACCCTGCCAATGGCTTTGGACAAAAAATCAAACAGATGATTCCAAAAAGGCCGCAGCCTTTGGCATTGAAAGAAAAGGTGAGATAAAGTTCCTCGACCACTTGAACACTTAACACAGAGGGCTGAGACGTTCCTATATATCTTTTCCAGTTTAGTGGGAGAGAAGTGCAACCTATGCACAACCTTAAATTGGATCAAACAGTGTCTAGCATTTACAGAACTACAATATACATTCTTAATGCACTCTTGCCAAAGATCATCAGGAACATCCACCCCCAGTTCTTCCTGCCACTGCTCCCTAAAAGTATCAGAGGAAGGACTGCACATATCCAGTAAGGCCCTGTAAAAGCGGGACACAGCACCTCTAGTATAGGGCTCAACCGACATGAAGCTGTCAAGCACTGGGCTTCGAGGAATCAGACCGTATCGTGGAACAGATGCTTTGATGAAATGTCTTAActgtaaaaatctgaaaaaatgtGAATTAGGAAGATTAAATTTCACCCTCAGTTGTTGAAAAGATGGAAAATATCCATTAATGTAAATATCTTTGAGAGAACAAATCCCTCTTCCCTGCCATGACACAAACGTGCTGTCCTCCAGCCCAGGCCTGAAGGCATGGTTGTTACATAGCGGAGCATCCAAATACATTTTAGGAGCCTTTACTGTGTCCAATAGTTGGTTCCAAACCTTAATTGAATTTTGAACCACAGGATTTCTGCCATATAGTGTATTCTTCACTTTTATCGGGCTATTAAGCAGGGCCGGGAGACAAGTTTGTCTACAAGATAGGTGTTCCATCATCAACCATGCGGGTTGTCCTTCCAAACTAGCACCTGGAGCACACCTtcgccaaaaagaaaaaacatttaagtgtgcaGCCATATAATATAACCTAAAGTTTGGGAGTCCAAGGCCACCACAAGTCTTATGTTTAACAAGATGTTTTCTGGAAATTCTAGGAACCTTACCCGACCAAACAAAAGAGGATACAATAGATTCCAACTTCTTAAAATATGACTGGGGAACGCACACTGGAATTGACTGGAAGATGTACAAAAATCTGGGCAAAACTACCATTTTGATGGCATTAATCCGCCCCACCATGGAAATTGGCAATGTGACCCAGAACTCAATATTCTTCTCCAATTGTTTAACTTTTCTATCccaatttttctttaaaagctgTGACACCTTACGCGTGACTGTGATACCGAGACATTTAAACATATCCAGCGCTATTCTAAATGGAGTACTATGTAAGTAAGTCATGTCCACCCCGTCCGACAGAGGCATGAGTTCACTCTTTGTCCAGTTTATCTTATACCTTGAGAGAGAGCCAAATTCGTTAATAAGTTGCAATAGTGGACCGATCGAGGTCTTGGGTTTCGACACGAATAAGACAACGTCATCAGCATAAGCGGAGAACTTATGAGGAATACCCTGATGC
It includes:
- the ro60 gene encoding RNA-binding protein RO60 isoform X2, producing the protein MELSGSTTSNHTLNSTGGGSWEISDKAKLCRFLCYGSEGALYSTRENGHISVEKTGALQSMLQEKQGTEVLEEIKRFAQDGQAVRLEPSIFALALCSQNPDVNTKQAAFKALKDVCREPAHLFSFIKYKKELKEHMKCGIWGRALRRALSDWYNEQDAMSLAAAVTKCKQREGWSHQDLLRLSHTKPARDAIALISKYVTKGWKEVQVAHENKENAEEVIRVLSYLEVVEKVKHSRDETEVVTLIEEHKLEREQLLTEHLKFKQVWSALLKEMPLHSVVKMLGRLTSGKVLEPGSSETQFLCDRIQSETALKQAKIHPFSILLATENYKKGHGYQGKPKWEADRNILKAMDSAFYKSFMNVEPVGKCFVVAVDMSGSPSSIVPGTSISTAAAAAAIAMIFARTEADTHVLVYSEEAMVPFSISADMTLKEATDELVKSTRERGAQPSGSAFMLQFQSESRDCTVPIQWATENRKAVDVFVTLSNNPLWTLTASLVESLKKHRETSGANSKLVMCNLTNIGIAIPDTEDRGLLTISGFDLGAFSVIRNLAQDLI
- the ro60 gene encoding RNA-binding protein RO60 isoform X3; the encoded protein is MDTSSVSMELSGSTTSNHTLNSTGGGSWEISDKAKLCRFLCYGSEGALYSTRENGHISVEKTGALQSMLQEKQGTEVLEEIKRFAQDGQAVRLEPSIFALALCSQNPDVNTKQAAFKALKDVCREPAHLFSFIKYKKELKEHMKCGIWGRALRRALSDWYNEQDAMSLAAAVTKCKQREGWSHQDLLRLSHTKPARDAIALISKYVTKGWKEVQVAHENKENAEEVIRVLSYLEVVEKVKHSRDETEVVTLIEEHKLEREQLLTEHLKFKQVWSALLKEMPLHSVVKMLGRLTSGKVLEPGSSETQFLCDRIQSETALKQAKIHPFSILLATENYKKGHGYQGKPKWEADRNILKAMDSAFYKSFMNVEPVGKCFVVAVDMSGSPSSIVPGTSISTAAAAAAIAMIFARTEADTHVLVYSEEAMVPFSISADMTLKEATDELVKFQSESRDCTVPIQWATENRKAVDVFVTLSNNPLWTLTASLVESLKKHRETSGANSKLVMCNLTNIGIAIPDTEDRGLLTISGFDLGAFSVIRNLAQDLI
- the ro60 gene encoding RNA-binding protein RO60 isoform X1 — encoded protein: MDTSSVSMELSGSTTSNHTLNSTGGGSWEISDKAKLCRFLCYGSEGALYSTRENGHISVEKTGALQSMLQEKQGTEVLEEIKRFAQDGQAVRLEPSIFALALCSQNPDVNTKQAAFKALKDVCREPAHLFSFIKYKKELKEHMKCGIWGRALRRALSDWYNEQDAMSLAAAVTKCKQREGWSHQDLLRLSHTKPARDAIALISKYVTKGWKEVQVAHENKENAEEVIRVLSYLEVVEKVKHSRDETEVVTLIEEHKLEREQLLTEHLKFKQVWSALLKEMPLHSVVKMLGRLTSGKVLEPGSSETQFLCDRIQSETALKQAKIHPFSILLATENYKKGHGYQGKPKWEADRNILKAMDSAFYKSFMNVEPVGKCFVVAVDMSGSPSSIVPGTSISTAAAAAAIAMIFARTEADTHVLVYSEEAMVPFSISADMTLKEATDELVKSTRERGAQPSGSAFMLQFQSESRDCTVPIQWATENRKAVDVFVTLSNNPLWTLTASLVESLKKHRETSGANSKLVMCNLTNIGIAIPDTEDRGLLTISGFDLGAFSVIRNLAQDLI